A single Thermoanaerobacterium sp. RBIITD DNA region contains:
- a CDS encoding endospore germination permease, translating into MIKNNDKISENQTTILIFTTILGAGILSLPSDVAKEAGPDSLIVVLLGGILALVFARIIGHIASKFPTETFVEYSAKILTKPFSIILNIGLIAYFLIFCSLNLRIFAEVSKSYLLNNTPIEIIMITLLFTSGYIVRYGIEPIARMSEILFPVMVVPLLIIFLPAIVDLDLSNFLPILRTSPLKLLRGILSTTYSYSGFEILYVIFPYIMKGEKLKRCINVSLFSIIFFYIYITFYTIGIFGYKETRVQLWPLLTVIKSINFPGFFIENLESLIMGIWTFAVFTSISSFHYTAALSLSKLIKAREHTYLVVPLIPIIYLMSLIPDSIVKVYRYATYAAEFLTLFFIILLPILMFLILKIKGIGVKDDEKN; encoded by the coding sequence ATGATAAAAAACAATGATAAAATATCAGAAAATCAAACAACTATACTTATTTTTACGACTATACTCGGTGCTGGTATCTTAAGTTTGCCATCTGATGTCGCAAAAGAAGCAGGTCCTGATAGTCTTATTGTTGTTTTACTTGGTGGGATTCTAGCATTAGTATTTGCGAGAATAATCGGACATATAGCATCAAAATTTCCAACTGAGACTTTTGTAGAATACTCTGCAAAGATACTTACAAAACCATTTTCCATCATCTTAAACATAGGGCTAATCGCATATTTTCTGATATTCTGCAGCTTGAATCTCAGAATTTTTGCAGAGGTATCAAAATCATATCTTTTAAATAACACACCAATTGAAATAATAATGATAACCCTTTTATTTACATCAGGATATATAGTAAGATATGGAATTGAGCCTATAGCAAGGATGTCAGAAATTCTCTTTCCAGTTATGGTTGTACCACTGTTGATAATATTTCTTCCGGCGATAGTAGATTTGGACTTAAGCAATTTTTTGCCGATATTGAGAACATCTCCACTTAAATTGCTTAGAGGAATCTTGTCAACAACATATAGTTATTCAGGGTTTGAAATCTTGTATGTCATTTTCCCTTACATAATGAAAGGCGAAAAATTAAAAAGATGTATAAATGTATCGCTTTTTTCAATAATATTTTTTTATATTTACATTACATTCTATACGATAGGTATATTTGGTTACAAAGAGACAAGAGTACAATTGTGGCCATTGCTGACAGTAATTAAGTCAATTAATTTTCCAGGCTTCTTTATTGAGAACCTTGAAAGTCTAATAATGGGTATATGGACATTTGCCGTTTTTACATCGATATCATCTTTTCATTATACTGCTGCATTGAGCCTTTCAAAGCTAATTAAAGCACGGGAACATACTTATTTAGTAGTGCCATTGATACCAATTATCTATTTAATGTCACTTATACCAGATTCAATCGTCAAAGTATATAGATATGCCACATATGCTGCTGAATTTCTGACATTGTTTTTTATTATACTGCTGCCGATTTTGATGTTTTTAATACTTAAAATAAAAGGCATAGGGGTGAAAGACGATGAAAAAAATTAA
- a CDS encoding Veg family protein — translation MKLADRLALHEIKKKLDDHVGARVRLKTNGGRKKTIIREGFLEKTYPSIFIIVIDGQGATRRVSYSYSDILTDTVELTLMKDEKEIQCM, via the coding sequence ATGAAGTTGGCCGATAGATTAGCCCTACATGAGATTAAGAAGAAGCTGGATGACCATGTTGGAGCGAGAGTCCGGCTAAAAACCAATGGTGGTAGAAAAAAGACAATAATCCGTGAAGGATTTTTAGAGAAGACATATCCGAGTATTTTTATTATAGTTATAGATGGACAGGGAGCAACCCGCAGGGTCTCTTATAGTTATTCAGACATTTTAACAGATACAGTTGAACTTACTTTGATGAAAGATGAAAAAGAAATACAGTGCATGTGA
- a CDS encoding SPOCS domain-containing protein: protein MAQGILTNTISYDRFLGGEDSQALVENDIIVPEDMPDVLNITAVDAKVIVNGITSSDGKAQVDGELRLNILYAADKEKKLAKIDKSIDFTHFLEIEGANPKCMAFVNARVEHVDFSLINSRKMNVKIILNVSGRAFERDKKDVVVGIQDNNDIEYLRKSVKFVKTVGQNSAETFLKEQVKIPDGAPKISKILKTDILIKPEEPKITDNRVVIQGSVHAHIVYEGEPKNDFGYEECDLNYANFIEIPDALSYMNAKTYEEITEQNITISPDENGENRVIDVELVLKTEAAVTEHDETEIPVDIYGISRNIEPVKEEIEAVDSLDRYKSQAIFKESVEFKNNVKKIVDVIAYPVLTDYSLSDGKVLLEGIIDYNILYVSDDDNVMSTKGELPFKTFVDVTINSGELYVDVKITHISYDIMAMKEAEIKFVVDTMVDVFNVAKFNVMIDVKESDDTRSEGNKHSITIYMVQKDDDLWDIAKRYRTSKEDIINVNELKDERVLAGTKLIIPNKV, encoded by the coding sequence ATGGCTCAAGGTATTTTAACAAATACGATAAGTTATGACAGATTTTTAGGCGGAGAAGACAGCCAGGCGCTTGTTGAAAATGACATTATAGTGCCTGAGGATATGCCTGATGTATTAAATATAACTGCAGTTGATGCCAAAGTCATAGTAAATGGAATAACATCAAGTGATGGGAAAGCCCAGGTTGACGGAGAGTTAAGGCTTAATATCTTATATGCGGCAGATAAAGAAAAAAAGCTTGCGAAAATTGATAAATCTATTGATTTTACACATTTTCTCGAAATTGAAGGGGCAAATCCTAAGTGTATGGCATTTGTTAATGCGAGAGTGGAACATGTTGACTTTTCCTTGATTAATAGCAGAAAAATGAACGTCAAAATAATTTTAAATGTGTCTGGAAGAGCATTTGAAAGAGACAAAAAGGATGTAGTTGTTGGCATTCAAGACAATAATGACATAGAATATCTGAGAAAATCAGTGAAATTTGTAAAGACCGTTGGACAAAATAGTGCTGAGACATTTTTGAAAGAACAGGTGAAAATACCTGATGGAGCACCAAAAATTTCTAAGATATTAAAAACTGATATATTAATTAAACCAGAAGAACCGAAGATTACAGATAATCGCGTTGTTATTCAAGGGAGTGTTCATGCGCATATAGTCTATGAAGGTGAACCAAAAAATGATTTTGGATATGAAGAATGCGATTTGAATTATGCAAATTTCATAGAGATACCGGATGCACTGAGTTATATGAATGCAAAAACATATGAAGAAATAACAGAGCAAAACATAACAATTTCACCTGATGAGAACGGAGAGAATAGGGTTATTGATGTTGAGCTTGTACTTAAAACCGAAGCGGCTGTTACAGAACATGATGAGACTGAAATCCCTGTTGACATATATGGTATATCCAGAAACATAGAACCTGTAAAAGAGGAGATTGAAGCTGTAGACAGTTTAGATAGATATAAATCACAAGCGATATTTAAAGAAAGTGTCGAATTCAAAAATAACGTAAAAAAAATCGTGGACGTTATAGCATATCCGGTTTTGACAGATTACAGTCTAAGTGACGGCAAAGTGCTTTTAGAGGGAATAATCGATTATAATATACTTTATGTAAGTGATGACGATAATGTTATGTCAACAAAAGGTGAATTGCCATTTAAGACTTTTGTAGATGTGACCATAAATAGTGGCGAGCTTTATGTTGATGTAAAAATTACTCATATATCATATGACATTATGGCTATGAAAGAAGCAGAGATTAAATTTGTTGTTGATACAATGGTAGATGTATTTAATGTCGCCAAATTTAATGTAATGATAGATGTAAAGGAAAGCGATGATACAAGGTCTGAGGGAAATAAGCACAGCATAACAATTTATATGGTACAAAAAGATGATGATCTATGGGATATTGCAAAAAGGTATAGGACCTCAAAAGAAGATATTATAAATGTTAATGAACTGAAGGATGAACGAGTGCTGGCAGGTACAAAACTTATAATACCAAATAAAGTTTAA
- the ispE gene encoding 4-(cytidine 5'-diphospho)-2-C-methyl-D-erythritol kinase gives MERLKAKSFAKINLALDVKGKRDDGYHYVDMVLQSIDLCDILEFELNDELILLCNNKEVPLDENNLIIKAAKLLKKEYGGCGALIKLTKNIPIAAGLAGGSSNAAATLIALNKLWNLKIDVDILKKLALLLGADVPFCIDGGTKVAGGIGDILMNIKTPYLKILLVKPSISVPTKDVYRLYDKLEFIGNNYTMKMVDAINSHNIINIANRLGNDLERVTTNMHPIIRDIKKSMIKRGAIGSLMSGSGPTVFGIFDDDLALERAFNAFIKEGFFTYIANTIDKGIELYE, from the coding sequence ATGGAAAGACTAAAGGCAAAGTCATTTGCAAAGATTAATCTTGCACTTGATGTAAAAGGCAAAAGAGATGATGGATATCATTATGTTGACATGGTTTTACAATCGATAGATTTATGTGATATTCTTGAATTTGAATTGAATGATGAACTTATATTGTTATGTAATAACAAAGAAGTACCATTGGATGAAAACAATTTAATAATTAAAGCTGCAAAATTATTAAAAAAAGAATATGGCGGATGTGGAGCATTGATAAAGCTTACTAAAAATATTCCTATCGCCGCAGGACTTGCAGGTGGAAGCTCTAACGCAGCTGCTACTTTGATAGCACTAAATAAGCTTTGGAATCTTAAAATAGATGTGGATATTCTTAAAAAATTAGCTTTGCTATTAGGAGCTGATGTTCCTTTTTGCATAGATGGTGGAACTAAGGTAGCTGGTGGTATTGGTGATATACTTATGAACATAAAGACGCCATATTTAAAAATACTTCTTGTAAAACCTTCTATATCTGTGCCAACAAAAGATGTATATAGATTGTATGATAAACTTGAATTTATAGGTAACAATTATACAATGAAGATGGTTGATGCAATTAATAGTCATAATATAATAAATATAGCTAATAGGTTAGGTAATGACTTGGAGCGTGTTACAACAAATATGCATCCGATAATTAGAGATATAAAAAAATCGATGATTAAAAGGGGTGCCATTGGCTCTCTTATGAGTGGAAGTGGACCTACAGTATTTGGCATTTTTGATGACGATTTAGCATTGGAAAGGGCATTTAATGCATTTATTAAAGAGGGTTTTTTTACATATATAGCTAATACTATTGATAAGGGGATAGAGTTGTATGAATAA
- a CDS encoding spore germination protein, translating into MDENIKYIKDMLKDCDDVIYRDIWVGDEFQYKLGLVFVDGLVDKSLINDHVMHSLLLGARQANPSVEEIKKNIYEVIKKATITGGDIKEIDDLDKCITSVLSGDTALFFDGYSKIVIISSKGWQMRSVAPPETEMVVRGSREGFTETIRVNTALVRRWIRDPKFKIKQMQIGKRSKTDIAILYIDDIVNKDLLNVIKKRLENIDIDGVLESGYIEQLIEEDWHSPFPQMLNTERPDKVAASVLEGRIAILVDNSPFALIIPTTLATLFQSPEDYFERWMIASLLRILRFTAALIALTAPSIYVAFTSYHPGMIPTKLALYIAATRQGVPFPAFMEALIMEATFELLREAGIRLPVPIGQTIGIVGGLIIGQAAVMAGIVSPLMVIVVAVTAVASFSIPSYSAAIAFRMLRFIFMILAAILGLYGIMLGFILMLTHLVVLKSFGEPYLSPFVEVNISDFADTLIRAPLMVFKKRPASLETQDKKKLKDMREEKIESVEEDRRDNNDKKQ; encoded by the coding sequence ATTGATGAAAATATAAAATACATAAAGGATATGCTTAAAGACTGTGATGACGTAATTTACAGAGACATCTGGGTTGGTGACGAATTTCAGTATAAATTGGGGCTTGTTTTTGTCGATGGTCTTGTAGACAAAAGTCTTATTAACGATCATGTTATGCATTCGTTGCTGCTTGGTGCAAGACAAGCAAATCCATCAGTTGAAGAAATAAAAAAGAATATATATGAAGTAATAAAAAAAGCCACGATAACTGGCGGTGATATAAAAGAAATAGATGACCTTGATAAATGTATAACATCTGTGCTATCAGGTGATACGGCTCTCTTTTTTGATGGATATTCCAAGATAGTTATTATATCAAGCAAAGGTTGGCAGATGCGGTCTGTTGCACCACCTGAGACAGAAATGGTTGTTAGAGGCTCTAGAGAAGGTTTTACAGAAACAATAAGGGTTAATACTGCACTTGTCAGGAGGTGGATAAGAGACCCTAAGTTTAAAATAAAACAGATGCAGATAGGTAAAAGGTCAAAAACAGATATAGCTATTTTATACATAGATGACATTGTAAATAAGGACCTTTTAAATGTGATAAAAAAGAGGCTTGAAAATATAGACATTGATGGAGTTTTAGAGAGTGGTTATATAGAGCAGTTAATAGAAGAGGATTGGCATTCGCCATTTCCACAGATGCTTAATACAGAAAGGCCTGATAAAGTTGCAGCATCGGTTTTGGAAGGAAGGATAGCCATTCTCGTAGACAATTCTCCCTTTGCACTTATCATTCCTACAACATTGGCTACACTTTTCCAATCACCAGAAGATTATTTTGAAAGATGGATGATAGCATCACTGCTTAGAATATTAAGATTTACAGCGGCTCTTATTGCACTTACTGCACCTTCTATTTATGTTGCATTTACATCATATCATCCTGGTATGATACCAACAAAATTGGCTCTATACATAGCTGCAACGAGACAGGGAGTTCCATTTCCGGCTTTTATGGAGGCCCTTATTATGGAGGCAACATTTGAATTGTTAAGAGAAGCTGGCATAAGGCTTCCTGTTCCGATAGGACAGACTATCGGCATAGTTGGCGGCCTAATCATAGGCCAAGCGGCAGTAATGGCAGGTATTGTAAGCCCTCTTATGGTTATAGTTGTTGCTGTAACAGCGGTAGCATCATTTTCGATACCGAGTTATAGTGCTGCAATAGCATTTAGAATGCTAAGATTTATTTTCATGATATTAGCAGCAATTTTAGGTCTATATGGTATAATGCTGGGATTTATACTTATGTTGACACATCTTGTGGTATTAAAGAGTTTTGGAGAACCATACCTATCACCATTTGTAGAAGTAAACATAAGCGATTTTGCTGATACATTAATTAGGGCTCCTTTGATGGTATTCAAAAAAAGACCAGCAAGTTTAGAGACACAAGACAAAAAGAAGCTTAAGGATATGAGAGAAGAAAAGATCGAAAGCGTTGAAGAAGACAGGAGAGACAACAATGATAAAAAACAATGA
- a CDS encoding peptidylprolyl isomerase, with protein MKLKKLSTILVLSLALTTLTSCASSKNIVAKVDGQNITVKEYQDSFNQVKDQIKSNPQYNKDVWNQDYNGKKFIDAVKESVLDNLIMEKVLLKEAQKEKLTVTDKEINNEYNSEKTSNKNVTKDMAKNNLLINKLVSDWTKNVKVSDSDAEKYYNDNKSQFEVVKASHILVADEKTANEVYDKLQKGANFADLAKQYSTDTGTKDKGGDLGEFPRGTMVSEFDQAVFALKAGEISKPVKTQFGYHIIKSEGTSIKPFNDVKNSIISYLENNKKKEVFDNKYNELKKVAKIEKFPQNIKVTVD; from the coding sequence TTGAAGTTAAAAAAACTTAGCACGATTTTGGTATTGTCATTAGCACTTACCACATTGACATCTTGTGCATCAAGCAAAAATATAGTTGCAAAAGTTGATGGGCAGAATATAACTGTAAAAGAATATCAGGATTCTTTTAATCAGGTAAAAGATCAGATAAAGAGCAATCCTCAATATAATAAAGATGTCTGGAATCAAGATTACAATGGGAAAAAATTCATTGACGCAGTAAAAGAATCTGTTTTGGATAACCTAATAATGGAGAAAGTATTACTTAAAGAGGCACAAAAAGAGAAGTTAACTGTTACAGATAAAGAAATTAATAATGAATATAACAGTGAAAAAACATCAAATAAAAATGTAACAAAAGATATGGCTAAGAACAATTTGCTAATAAATAAGCTTGTTAGTGATTGGACAAAAAATGTAAAAGTTTCTGATAGCGATGCTGAGAAATATTATAATGATAATAAAAGCCAATTTGAAGTTGTTAAAGCAAGTCACATATTAGTGGCGGATGAAAAGACAGCTAATGAAGTTTATGACAAATTACAAAAAGGCGCTAATTTTGCGGATCTCGCCAAACAGTATTCTACAGATACTGGAACAAAGGACAAAGGTGGTGACTTAGGAGAGTTTCCAAGAGGTACTATGGTGTCAGAATTTGACCAAGCTGTTTTTGCATTAAAAGCTGGTGAGATATCAAAACCTGTCAAAACACAGTTTGGGTATCATATAATAAAATCAGAAGGAACATCGATAAAACCATTTAATGACGTAAAAAATAGTATAATATCGTATCTTGAAAACAATAAGAAGAAAGAAGTTTTTGATAATAAGTACAACGAGCTTAAGAAGGTTGCAAAGATTGAAAAATTTCCACAAAATATAAAGGTTACCGTAGACTAA
- the yabG gene encoding sporulation peptidase YabG: protein MPFKINDIVVRKSHGFDILFKVIDVIENRGVKHYLLHGITMRIVADAPEDDLMPASMSRINEYDEPYQKKANYLIKKIAESKDLKRRGMMRSNRSEPYGKPGTVLHIDGDEGYLNICLDAYKKANIEAHGEIVDEEDQPDKVLDLLNKYRPDILVLTGHDGVKNSRNYSDLNNYRNSKYFIDAVKNARKYEPSLDDLVVFAGACQSNYEAIIAAGANYASSPERVLIHCLDPVLVCEKVAYSHINEIVKIEDLIENTITGSPGIGGLQTMGKFRYGAPKAKY, encoded by the coding sequence ATGCCATTTAAGATTAATGATATTGTTGTTAGGAAATCACATGGCTTTGACATACTGTTTAAAGTTATAGATGTTATTGAAAATAGGGGCGTAAAGCATTATCTTCTACATGGTATTACCATGAGGATAGTTGCCGATGCGCCTGAAGATGACCTTATGCCAGCATCGATGTCCAGAATTAATGAATATGATGAACCATATCAAAAAAAGGCAAACTACCTTATAAAAAAAATTGCAGAGTCAAAAGACTTAAAAAGACGGGGGATGATGCGGTCAAACCGAAGTGAGCCATATGGCAAACCCGGAACGGTTCTTCATATTGATGGCGATGAAGGATATTTAAATATTTGCCTTGATGCATATAAAAAGGCGAATATTGAGGCACATGGTGAAATTGTTGATGAGGAAGATCAGCCAGATAAGGTTTTAGACCTTCTTAATAAATATAGACCTGATATACTTGTATTGACAGGACATGATGGCGTAAAAAACAGTAGGAATTATTCAGATTTAAATAATTACAGAAATTCGAAGTATTTTATTGATGCTGTAAAAAATGCCAGAAAATATGAACCTTCACTAGATGATTTGGTTGTTTTTGCGGGCGCCTGTCAATCAAATTATGAAGCGATAATTGCCGCAGGTGCTAACTATGCAAGTTCACCTGAGCGAGTTTTGATACATTGCCTTGATCCAGTTTTGGTATGTGAGAAAGTTGCATACTCCCATATTAATGAAATAGTCAAAATAGAAGACCTCATTGAAAATACTATAACTGGATCTCCTGGGATTGGTGGTCTTCAAACAATGGGTAAATTTAGATATGGAGCGCCGAAAGCAAAATACTAA
- the spoVT gene encoding stage V sporulation protein T, with product MKATGIVRRIDDLGRVVIPKEIRRTLRIREGDPLEIFTDREGEIILKKYSPISELGDFAQEYADSIYQSTKQSVCITDGDNVIAVAGMPKKELIEKPISSELEKYMEEKRTVVLGEGKEKGAITIADGQEFMPVSQVIVPIISRGDTIGSVIIFTRESGVVLTEVEAKIAETAATFLGKQMEE from the coding sequence TTGAAAGCAACAGGAATAGTTAGAAGAATAGATGACCTCGGTAGGGTCGTTATTCCAAAAGAAATAAGAAGGACATTAAGGATAAGAGAAGGTGACCCGCTAGAGATATTTACTGACAGGGAAGGCGAGATAATCCTAAAGAAGTACTCTCCTATAAGTGAACTTGGAGATTTTGCACAGGAATATGCTGATAGTATATATCAGTCGACAAAGCAGTCTGTCTGCATTACAGATGGCGACAATGTAATTGCTGTTGCTGGAATGCCAAAAAAAGAGCTGATCGAGAAACCTATTAGTTCCGAGTTGGAGAAATACATGGAAGAGAAAAGAACAGTTGTACTTGGTGAGGGCAAAGAAAAGGGTGCTATAACAATTGCTGATGGTCAAGAATTTATGCCTGTATCACAAGTGATTGTTCCTATAATTTCAAGAGGTGATACAATAGGTTCTGTTATAATATTTACCCGTGAAAGCGGAGTAGTATTGACAGAGGTAGAGGCAAAAATAGCTGAGACAGCAGCTACTTTCTTAGGAAAGCAGATGGAAGAATAA
- a CDS encoding nucleotidyltransferase family protein, whose product MNAIILAGSTGEEKLPDKALIKIKGKYMITYVIDALRQSGKIDKIAVVGDRNKLNHLDDIDLIIDQGSSIVENVIKGIEPFKNDKRVLILTCDIPMLTKDAVIDFIEQSESKDADLCYPIVKREDNERKFPGAKRTYARIREGTFTGGNIFYINPAIIDSCINAANQFISYRKKPWKLGRLLGLKILILFAFGRVTIDQLEGKVSELFNIKAKAIISRYPEIGNDIDKDEDVEMANKFIA is encoded by the coding sequence ATGAATGCTATAATATTAGCCGGAAGTACCGGTGAAGAGAAACTTCCTGATAAGGCACTAATAAAAATTAAAGGAAAATATATGATAACATATGTGATAGATGCATTAAGGCAATCAGGAAAAATAGACAAAATCGCAGTTGTCGGAGATAGGAATAAGCTTAATCACCTTGATGATATAGATTTAATTATAGATCAAGGTTCATCTATAGTAGAAAATGTAATAAAAGGTATTGAGCCATTTAAAAACGATAAAAGAGTATTAATATTGACTTGTGATATACCGATGCTGACAAAAGATGCTGTTATAGATTTTATAGAACAATCTGAATCAAAAGATGCGGACCTATGTTATCCCATCGTAAAAAGAGAGGATAATGAAAGGAAGTTTCCCGGTGCCAAAAGGACTTACGCGAGAATAAGAGAAGGCACATTTACAGGGGGAAACATCTTCTATATAAATCCCGCTATTATCGATTCATGCATAAATGCGGCAAATCAATTTATTTCATACAGAAAAAAGCCATGGAAGTTAGGACGGCTTTTGGGATTAAAGATATTGATACTTTTCGCATTTGGAAGAGTAACAATAGATCAATTAGAGGGTAAGGTTTCGGAGCTTTTTAATATTAAGGCAAAAGCTATTATATCGAGGTATCCCGAGATAGGAAATGACATTGACAAGGATGAGGATGTTGAGATGGCAAATAAATTTATAGCTTAA
- a CDS encoding CLC_0170 family protein, with protein MNFIILIKQVFKTYLFVTLLIVGVYESIFEPNFLDRKGLQQDSKICRIIGIAYLIIDALAYIFYRISPV; from the coding sequence ATGAATTTTATTATTTTAATTAAGCAGGTATTTAAAACATATTTATTTGTAACATTGTTAATTGTTGGAGTTTATGAATCAATATTTGAACCGAATTTTTTAGACAGAAAAGGACTTCAACAGGATTCAAAGATATGTAGAATTATCGGCATTGCATATCTTATAATCGATGCATTAGCATATATTTTCTATAGAATATCTCCTGTTTGA
- a CDS encoding GntR family transcriptional regulator: MNNYLPLENYKPLRDIVFDYMKNAIITGEFKPGERLMEVQLAEKLGVSRTPVREAIRKLELDGLVVMVPRKGAYVSDLSTKDLLNVFEIRKSLEGLAASLAADRITDDELKSLKEILAKFCEGVEENNADKMVKYDQEFHDCIFNASRNEKLVQIMNNLQEHVHRFRVKYINDYKKSKKLYQEHKKILESLESRSSENAQKWAEKHIQNFQSDLIKDMKYFSDGE; the protein is encoded by the coding sequence ATGAATAATTATCTGCCATTAGAAAATTACAAGCCGCTACGGGACATAGTCTTTGATTATATGAAAAATGCCATAATAACAGGAGAGTTTAAACCAGGTGAAAGGCTTATGGAGGTACAGCTTGCAGAAAAACTTGGAGTAAGCAGGACACCCGTTAGAGAGGCTATAAGAAAACTGGAGCTAGATGGCCTTGTTGTTATGGTGCCGAGAAAAGGCGCATATGTATCAGACTTAAGCACGAAGGACCTTTTAAATGTTTTTGAAATTAGAAAGTCTCTTGAAGGGCTCGCAGCGTCATTAGCTGCAGACAGGATTACTGACGATGAACTTAAGTCATTAAAGGAAATCCTTGCTAAATTTTGTGAAGGCGTTGAAGAAAACAATGCAGATAAAATGGTGAAGTATGATCAGGAGTTTCACGATTGTATTTTTAATGCATCAAGAAATGAAAAATTGGTACAAATAATGAACAATTTACAGGAACATGTTCATAGATTTAGGGTAAAATATATTAATGATTATAAAAAGTCAAAAAAGTTGTATCAGGAGCATAAAAAGATACTTGAGTCATTGGAATCCCGTAGCTCTGAGAATGCGCAAAAGTGGGCTGAAAAGCACATTCAGAACTTTCAGAGCGATTTGATTAAGGATATGAAGTATTTCAGCGATGGAGAGTGA